From Triticum aestivum cultivar Chinese Spring chromosome 4A, IWGSC CS RefSeq v2.1, whole genome shotgun sequence, a single genomic window includes:
- the LOC123088598 gene encoding probable leucine-rich repeat receptor-like protein kinase At1g35710 → MEMDPPPKMLASLTITILMMMMATSVALASSDAAVLEGQARALLDWKASLDNQSQRALHSWGNTSTPCNWRGITCGTGMHRHPLVIKGIFLQGMRLRGALESLNFSTLRTLTRLDLSHNLLAGSIPRSIEVLGELHALLLQGNQIRGSIPLGLGNLTKLHSLMLHENELSGEIPSQIGNMSSLVTLNLSSNHLVGHIPCEIGHMKHLVALDLSSNNLFGKIPSSIGGLTELTSLYLYSNKLSGQIPRELGYLLNLKDLQLGINTLSGSIPRNLHNLTKLTVLILWGNKLSGLIRQKIDYLSNLQYLSLGENILLGSIPNSIGNLTKLTTLSLRNNQLSGLIPQKIDYLSNLEYLSLGENILSGSIPNSIGNLTKLTTLSLRNNQLSGLIPQELEYLANLEYLDLSENILWGSIPNSIVNLTKLTILYLYNNKLSGHIPRELGRLVNLKDLELSINTLTGSIPNSIRNLTKLTTLYLDNNHISGHVPRELGRLVNLEVLYLGPNTLTGSIPNSIKNLTKLIDLYLFGNQLSGHIPRELDYLEKLEELDLSN, encoded by the coding sequence ATGGAGATGGATCCACCACCCAAAATGCTTGCCTCTCTCACAATAACCAtactgatgatgatgatggccacctcCGTCGCACTTGCGTCGTCGGATGCAGCGGTGCTCGAAGGACAAGCAAGAGCGCTCCTCGACTGGAAAGCCAGCCTTGACAACCAAAGCCAAAGAGCACTGCACTCTTGGGGCAACACGTCGACGCCCTGCAATTGGCGTGGCATCACCTGCGGTACCGGTATGCACCGGCACCCGCTAGTGATCAAAGGCATCTTTCTGCAGGGGATGCGGCTAAGAGGGGCTCTGGAGTCCCTCAACTTCTCTACCTTGAGGACCTTGACACGCCTCGACCTCTCACACAACCTCCTTGCTGGGAGCATTCCTCGTAGTATCGAGGTCCTTGGCGAGCTCCATGCTCTCCTTCTGCAAGGCAACCAGATAAGAGGCTCAATCCCACTAGGTCTAGGAAATCtcacaaaattgcattccttaatgctTCACGAAAATGAACTTTCCGGTGAAATACCAAGCCAAATAGGCAACATGAGTAGTCTTGTCACCCTCAACTTGTCAAGCAATCACTTGGTTGGTCATATCCCTTGTGAAATAGGACACATGAAGCACTTAGTTGCATTAGATTTGTCCAGTAATAATCTTTTCGGTAAAATACCAAGCAGCATAGGTGGTTTGACCGAACTCACTAGCTTGTACCTTTACAGTAACAAACTTTCTGGACAAATTCCACGAGAACTAGGTTATCTTCTAAACTTAAAGGACCTGCAACTTGGCATCAACACGCTCTCAGGTTCCATTCCACGAAATTTACATAATTTGACCAAGCTTACTGTGTTAATACTATGGGGAAACAAACTTTCTGGGTTAATTCGACAAAAAATAGATTACCTTTCAAATTTACAGTACCTGAGTCTTGGTGAAAACATACTCTTGGGTTCCATCCCAAATAGCATAggaaatttgaccaaactcacaaccttgtccCTTCGCAACAACCAACTTTCTGGGTTAATTCCACAAAAAATAGATTACCTTTCAAATTTAGAGTACCTGAGTCTTGGTGAAAACATACTCTCGGGTTCCATCCCAAATAGCATAggaaatttgaccaaactcacaaccttgtccCTTCGCAACAACCAACTTTCTGGGTTAATTCCACAAGAATTGGAGTACCTTGCAAACTTAGAGTACCTAGATCTTAGTGAAAACATACTCTGGGGCTCCATCCCAAATAGCATAgtaaatttgaccaaactcacaataTTGTACCTTTACAACAACAAACTTTCTGGACACATCCCTCGAGAACTAGGTCGCCTCGTGAACTTAAAGGATTTGGAGCTTAGCATCAACACACTAACTGGTTCCATCCCAAATAGCATAagaaatttgaccaaactcacaaccttgtacCTTGACAACAACCATATTTCTGGCCACGTCCCTCGAGAACTAGGTCGCCTTGTGAACTTAGAGGTTTTGTATCTTGGCCCTAACACGCTAACTGGTTCCATCCCAAATAGCATAAAAAATTTGACCAAACTCATAGACTTGTACCTTTTCGGCAACCAACTTTCTGGACACATCCCTCGAGAATTAGATTACCTTGAGAAGTTAGAGGAGTTGGATCTTAGCAACTAA